One Pyrus communis chromosome 4, drPyrComm1.1, whole genome shotgun sequence genomic region harbors:
- the LOC137731822 gene encoding large ribosomal subunit protein eL34: protein MVQRLTYRARHSYATKSNQHRIVKTPGGKLVYQTTKKRASGPKCPVTGKRIQGIPHLRPTEYKRSRLSRNRRTVNRAYGGVLSGGAVKERIIRAFLVEEQKIVKKVLKIQKTKEKQAAKTK from the exons ATGGTGCAGCGTCTCACGTATCGCGCCCGGCACAGCTACGCCACCAAATCCAACCAGCACAGGATCGTTAAAACCCCTG GAGGGAAGCTAGTGTACCAGACCACTAAGAAGAGGGCCAGTGGGCCCAAGTGCCCTGTTACCGGCAAGAGAATTCAAGGG ATCCCTCACTTGAGGCCTACTGAGTATAAGAGGTCCAGATTATCTAGGAATCGCAGGACTGTTAACCGTGCTTATGGAGGTGTGTTGTCTGGAGGTGCCGTCAAGGAAAG GATCATCAGGGCCTTTCTGGTGGAGGAACAAAAGATCGTGAAAAAGGTGTTGAAGATTCAAAAGACGAAGGAAAAGCAAGCTGCAAAGACCAAGTGA